TGTTACATTACCTAGAATGCTATCTAAAAAGTGGATAAGAAATATTACATAATACCTTTCATAAGAAGGGTATTATTTTTTTATTAGGGTATAAAATCTTAAGGGGTGATTAATATGGATAGAAAAATAAAAGAATACTTTATAGGAAGACCCGCTAAGGATGGAGCAGGTGTAAAATTATATCGTACCTTTGGATATCATGAGATTCCAAAATTTGATCCTTTCTTAATGATGGATTTTTTCGATTCAACAAATCCAGAGGATTACATAAAGGGATTTCCTTGGCATCCACATAGAGGAATTGAAACAGTAACTTATTTAGTATCAGGTAAAATAGAACATCAGGATAGTTTGGGCAATAAAGGTGAAATAAACGATGGTGATTGTCAGTGGATGACAGCAGGTTCTGGTATATTACATCAGGAAATGCCAAAAGCTAGTCCAAGGATGTTAGGAGTACAAATATGGTTAAACTTACATGCGAAAAATAAGATGACTCCACCTAGATATGGTGATATCACTAAGGATATGATACCAGTCTATAAAGGCGGGAAAGAAGTAGTTCACATAATTGCAGGCAAGTATAATGGATTAGTAGGACCTATGAAGGGCGGAGAAGAAATTGAACCAACTTTCTTTGACGTTGAATTAGCTCCTAATAGTAAATTTGTTTTCAATTTAGACTCTTCCTTTAATGCTTATGCATTTTTAATTCAAGGAGAAGCAAACTTCGATGTAGATAAGGAAAATATTATTTCCTATCCAAATGGAGTTTTGTACGATGAAGGAGATACTATTAGAATAAATACAAAAGACAGGGAAGCAAGGTTCTTGTTACTAGCAGGAAAGAAAATAGATGAGCCAGTAGCTTGGGGTGGACCAATAGTAATGAATTCAAAGGAAGAATTGAATTTAGCATTTAAAGAATTAGATGAAGGAACATTTATAAAATGATGGGTTTAAACACCCATTATTTTTTTGCAAAAATAGAAAGTCTAGTATCAAACATAGATTTGGTATATAATAATGTAGCATTAAGTGAAATTGCTGAAGAATACAACAAAATTAAATAATTTATGAATTAATACAGATAATAAGTCTTAATATCATAATCAAAGGAGAAATTATATTGTCATTTAAAGAATTAAAATTAATTGAGCCAATTCAGAGATCTTTACTAGCTGAAGGATACTCTAAGCCTACCCCTATTCAAGAGAAAGCAATACCAGCACTTTTAGAAGGGAAGGATTTATTAGGATGTGCTCAAACAGGTACAGGGAAAACTGCGGCTTTTGCAATTCCTATATTACAACAACTGTCTACAG
The DNA window shown above is from Tissierella sp. Yu-01 and carries:
- a CDS encoding pirin family protein; amino-acid sequence: MDRKIKEYFIGRPAKDGAGVKLYRTFGYHEIPKFDPFLMMDFFDSTNPEDYIKGFPWHPHRGIETVTYLVSGKIEHQDSLGNKGEINDGDCQWMTAGSGILHQEMPKASPRMLGVQIWLNLHAKNKMTPPRYGDITKDMIPVYKGGKEVVHIIAGKYNGLVGPMKGGEEIEPTFFDVELAPNSKFVFNLDSSFNAYAFLIQGEANFDVDKENIISYPNGVLYDEGDTIRINTKDREARFLLLAGKKIDEPVAWGGPIVMNSKEELNLAFKELDEGTFIK